From Xylocopilactobacillus apis, a single genomic window includes:
- the purB gene encoding adenylosuccinate lyase has translation MLERYSRPEMEKIWSKQNQYQSWLEVEIAVDEAWAKLGEIPQEDVDKIKKNAAFDENRIAEIENITHHDVVAFTRNVSESLGEERKWVHYGVTSTDVVDTAQGYRLKQANNLLRQDIEEFLEVIKRQAIKYKDTVMIGRTHGVQAEPTTFGLKLARWYSEMKRNLDRFNAVADEVEAGKISGAVGTFANVPPFVEEYVCKTLGLRAQEISSQVLPRDLHANYIACLALIGTSLEEFATEIRSLQRSEIHEVEECFRKGQKGSSAMPHKRNPIGSENICGLARVLRGHIQTAYEDVALWHERDISHSSAERIILPDSTELLDYMLHRFSGILVNLTVFPERMKSNMNLTYGLIYSQRVMLKLIDAGLTREEAYDLVQPLTAKSWDEGVQFKPLVEENKTITEHLDQQEIDDAFDYHYHLKNVDEIFKRVGIL, from the coding sequence ATGCTTGAACGTTATTCCCGACCAGAAATGGAAAAAATATGGTCCAAACAAAATCAGTATCAATCTTGGCTCGAAGTAGAAATTGCTGTCGATGAAGCTTGGGCAAAACTTGGTGAAATTCCCCAAGAAGATGTTGATAAAATAAAGAAAAATGCAGCTTTTGACGAAAATAGAATTGCAGAAATTGAAAACATAACTCATCATGATGTCGTTGCATTTACCAGAAACGTTTCTGAATCTCTTGGTGAAGAGCGAAAATGGGTGCACTATGGGGTTACTAGTACCGATGTTGTAGACACTGCACAGGGTTACCGCTTAAAGCAGGCAAACAATCTCCTGCGACAAGATATCGAAGAATTTTTGGAAGTAATCAAGAGACAAGCTATTAAGTATAAGGACACGGTCATGATCGGGAGAACTCATGGCGTACAAGCTGAACCAACTACTTTTGGTTTAAAGCTTGCCCGCTGGTATTCAGAGATGAAACGTAATTTAGATCGTTTCAATGCTGTCGCCGATGAAGTTGAAGCTGGAAAAATAAGCGGTGCTGTAGGAACTTTCGCTAATGTCCCCCCGTTTGTCGAAGAGTACGTTTGTAAAACTTTAGGCCTCAGAGCTCAAGAAATTTCCAGTCAAGTTCTGCCTCGTGATCTCCACGCCAACTATATTGCATGCTTAGCTTTAATTGGAACAAGTCTAGAAGAATTTGCCACTGAAATCAGATCTTTGCAGCGTTCAGAAATTCATGAAGTAGAAGAATGTTTTAGAAAAGGACAAAAAGGCTCCTCAGCCATGCCTCATAAACGCAATCCAATTGGTTCAGAAAACATCTGTGGACTTGCGAGAGTTCTAAGAGGTCACATTCAAACTGCCTATGAAGATGTTGCCCTCTGGCACGAAAGAGATATATCTCATTCTTCAGCTGAACGAATTATTTTACCTGATTCAACTGAACTTTTAGATTATATGCTTCATCGATTTAGTGGCATTTTGGTCAATTTAACTGTCTTTCCAGAACGAATGAAGAGTAATATGAATTTAACTTATGGCTTAATTTACAGTCAGCGAGTTATGCTTAAACTAATAGATGCTGGGTTAACTCGAGAAGAGGCTTATGATTTAGTTCAGCCCCTTACCGCAAAATCTTGGGATGAAGGAGTTCAGTTCAAACCTCTCGTTGAAGAAAATAAAACCATTACTGAGCATTTAGATCAACAAGAAATAGATGATGCCTTTGATTATCATTATCATCTAAAAAACGTTGACGAAATTTTTAAAAGAGTTGGAATTTTATAA
- a CDS encoding adenylosuccinate synthase, producing MSSIVVVGSQWGDEGKGKITDFLSKGADVVARYQGGDNAGHTIVFENETYKLRLIPSGIFYAEKTSVIGNGVVLNPKSLVSELKYLHDRGISTDNLRISNRAHVILPYHILIDQLQEEAKENKIGTTNKGIGPAYMDKAERIGIRVADLLERDTFENKLRQNLVEKNRLISKMYDHDPLSFDDIFEEYFEYGQELKQYVTDTSVVINDALDQNKRVLFEGAQGVMLDIDHGTYPFVTSSNPVAGGVTIGNGVGPSRINEVIGTCKAYTSRVGEGPFPTELNNEVGDFIREAGHEYGTVTKRPRRIGWFDSVVMRHSKRVSGITHLSLNCLDVLTGLKTLKIAKAYELNGKTIYHYPASFKEIEHCKPIYEEFPGWDEDITGVKKFEDLPVNAQNYLKRLTELVGADLATFSVGPDREQTNVLIDPWNNI from the coding sequence ATGTCATCAATTGTGGTTGTTGGAAGTCAATGGGGAGACGAAGGTAAGGGAAAGATTACCGATTTTTTGAGTAAGGGTGCAGACGTAGTAGCACGCTATCAAGGTGGCGATAATGCAGGTCATACAATTGTATTTGAAAACGAAACCTATAAGCTGCGCCTGATTCCTTCAGGCATTTTTTATGCAGAAAAGACTAGTGTAATTGGTAACGGGGTTGTTTTAAATCCAAAATCTCTTGTTTCAGAATTAAAATATCTTCACGATCGCGGAATTTCTACCGATAATCTTAGAATCTCTAATCGGGCTCACGTTATTTTGCCTTATCATATTTTGATTGACCAGCTTCAAGAAGAAGCCAAAGAAAATAAGATTGGGACAACGAATAAAGGAATTGGTCCAGCTTATATGGATAAGGCTGAACGAATTGGCATTAGAGTTGCCGATTTATTGGAGCGTGATACTTTTGAAAATAAACTTCGTCAAAATTTAGTTGAAAAAAATCGTTTAATTTCTAAAATGTACGATCATGATCCACTCTCATTTGATGATATATTTGAAGAATATTTTGAATATGGGCAAGAACTAAAACAATATGTTACCGATACGTCAGTGGTAATTAACGATGCTTTGGACCAAAATAAGCGAGTGCTATTTGAAGGTGCTCAAGGAGTAATGTTAGATATCGACCATGGAACTTATCCATTTGTAACATCATCAAATCCTGTTGCAGGTGGAGTCACAATTGGTAATGGCGTGGGGCCTTCAAGAATTAATGAAGTGATCGGAACTTGTAAAGCTTATACATCGCGGGTAGGTGAAGGACCGTTTCCAACTGAATTAAACAATGAAGTGGGAGATTTTATCCGTGAAGCAGGTCATGAATATGGTACTGTTACTAAAAGGCCAAGAAGAATTGGCTGGTTTGACAGTGTTGTAATGCGCCATTCAAAACGAGTTTCCGGAATTACGCATCTTTCTTTAAACTGTCTTGATGTCTTAACTGGCCTAAAGACTTTAAAAATTGCTAAAGCGTATGAGCTTAATGGAAAAACAATTTATCATTATCCAGCAAGTTTTAAAGAAATTGAACATTGCAAACCAATCTATGAAGAATTTCCGGGCTGGGATGAAGATATAACTGGCGTTAAAAAATTTGAAGATCTACCAGTCAATGCGCAAAATTATCTTAAAAGATTAACTGAATTGGTTGGAGCTGACCTTGCCACTTTTTCTGTTGGACCAGACCGAGAGCAGACCAACGTTTTAATTGATCCCTGGAATAATATTTAA
- a CDS encoding DUF6483 family protein: MQHDEKDWIVRQVKAFGQGLGYLLSHGKSKAGTEIVFPQKDASLLPHQKELQILTNQKKYSKAVVQLKILRYSMEEEKYLELGRWLYGTLLQLDESQLQEGNYLKDFVAAGLKELNQIELEMAN; encoded by the coding sequence ATGCAGCACGATGAGAAAGATTGGATTGTTCGACAAGTAAAAGCTTTTGGCCAAGGGCTCGGCTATTTGTTATCTCATGGTAAATCTAAAGCTGGGACGGAAATTGTCTTTCCGCAAAAAGATGCATCTCTTTTGCCTCATCAAAAGGAATTACAAATCTTAACCAACCAAAAGAAATATTCTAAAGCAGTAGTGCAGCTTAAGATTCTTCGTTACTCAATGGAAGAAGAAAAGTATTTAGAACTTGGTCGTTGGCTTTATGGAACCTTATTGCAGCTTGATGAATCACAATTACAAGAAGGTAATTATTTAAAAGACTTTGTAGCAGCAGGTTTAAAAGAATTGAATCAAATCGAATTAGAAATGGCTAATTAA
- a CDS encoding GMP reductase, which yields MIPSEVFDYEDIQLVPNKCIIESRSEADTSVKFGSRTFKIPVVPANMETVLNEPLAVWLAENKYFYIMHRFNPETRHDFIKRMHEKNLYASISVGVKQSEHDFIDELAAAGDIPEYVTIDIAHGHADSVIKMIKHLKKSLPQSFVIAGNVGTPEAVRELENAGADATKVGIGPGKACITKLKTGFGTGGWQLAAVRLCSKAAQKPIIADGGIRYNGDIAKSIRFGATMVMVGSLLAGHEESPGDKIVIDGKTYKQYWGSASEKQKGAYRNVEGKQMLVPYRGMLADTLGEIHQDLQSSISYAGGRKLNDIRYVDYVIVKNSVLNGDNY from the coding sequence ATGATTCCCTCTGAAGTGTTTGATTACGAAGACATTCAACTAGTACCTAATAAATGTATCATTGAAAGCCGCAGTGAGGCAGACACCTCTGTTAAATTTGGCTCAAGAACGTTTAAAATTCCAGTAGTTCCAGCTAATATGGAGACCGTTTTAAATGAACCGCTTGCAGTTTGGCTGGCTGAAAATAAATATTTTTATATTATGCACCGCTTTAATCCAGAAACTCGTCATGATTTTATTAAAAGGATGCACGAAAAAAATCTGTACGCCTCAATCAGTGTTGGGGTAAAGCAGAGTGAGCATGATTTTATAGATGAACTAGCAGCTGCGGGAGATATTCCTGAATATGTGACAATTGATATTGCCCATGGTCATGCTGATTCAGTAATTAAAATGATTAAGCATTTGAAAAAATCTCTACCGCAAAGTTTTGTAATTGCTGGTAACGTTGGCACACCCGAAGCAGTTCGAGAACTTGAAAATGCGGGAGCAGATGCCACAAAAGTTGGAATTGGCCCCGGAAAAGCTTGTATTACTAAACTAAAAACAGGTTTTGGTACTGGCGGGTGGCAATTAGCAGCAGTAAGACTATGTTCAAAAGCAGCTCAAAAACCAATTATTGCCGATGGCGGGATTCGCTACAATGGTGATATCGCTAAATCGATCCGCTTTGGAGCAACGATGGTAATGGTCGGCTCGCTTTTAGCAGGGCATGAAGAATCACCTGGTGATAAGATCGTAATTGATGGAAAAACATATAAACAATATTGGGGTTCAGCTTCTGAGAAGCAAAAGGGAGCTTACCGTAATGTAGAAGGGAAACAAATGTTAGTTCCTTATCGAGGGATGCTTGCTGATACACTGGGTGAAATTCACCAAGATTTACAATCATCGATTTCCTACGCTGGTGGGCGCAAACTAAATGATATTCGTTATGTGGATTATGTGATCGTAAAAAATTCAGTTCTTAATGGAGATAACTATTAA
- a CDS encoding ABC transporter ATP-binding protein, with protein MTQKIINFQQVNKVYGDTTVVKDLDLEINEGEFFVLVGTSGSGKTTTLKMINHLITPTSGKVIVSGQNLNQANIRHLRLNIGYVLQESALFPNLTVEQNIAVIPEMKKWSKSKIYERVRELLEDVDLNPDEYAQRYPSDLSGGEQQRIGILRAIAVNPPLVLMDEPFSALDPIVRTQLQDLVLQIHRATKTTIVFVTHDMNEALRLGERIAVMRDGAIQQVATPQEITTNPANNFVNSFFAGSDLQQNPLKWPFMRIPKRYFKEDLKSLVRISPFSSINEALPLFASNELIRVADEKVDLGYLTRSSLFKFLAQES; from the coding sequence ATGACGCAAAAGATAATTAATTTCCAGCAGGTGAATAAAGTATACGGCGATACGACCGTTGTTAAAGATTTAGATCTTGAGATTAATGAAGGTGAATTTTTCGTTTTGGTTGGAACTTCAGGCAGCGGAAAAACAACGACTTTGAAAATGATTAATCATTTAATTACTCCAACAAGCGGAAAAGTAATTGTTAGTGGGCAAAATCTTAATCAAGCAAATATCAGACATCTTCGTCTAAATATAGGGTATGTTTTACAAGAAAGTGCTCTGTTCCCTAACTTAACGGTTGAACAAAATATTGCCGTAATTCCGGAAATGAAAAAATGGTCGAAAAGCAAAATTTACGAACGAGTTAGGGAGTTGCTTGAAGACGTTGACCTTAATCCGGATGAATATGCCCAGCGTTATCCTTCAGATTTATCCGGTGGTGAACAACAGCGAATCGGTATCTTAAGAGCAATTGCGGTTAATCCACCGCTGGTATTAATGGATGAACCATTTAGTGCTTTGGATCCGATTGTGAGAACTCAGCTTCAGGATTTGGTTTTACAAATTCATCGAGCGACCAAAACGACAATTGTTTTTGTAACTCATGATATGAATGAAGCACTTAGATTAGGGGAAAGAATTGCAGTAATGCGAGATGGGGCAATTCAGCAAGTTGCAACTCCCCAAGAGATTACCACAAACCCCGCAAACAATTTTGTAAATTCATTTTTTGCGGGATCTGATTTACAGCAAAATCCATTGAAGTGGCCTTTTATGAGGATTCCTAAACGTTACTTTAAAGAAGATTTGAAATCATTAGTCCGAATTTCACCTTTTAGTTCAATTAATGAAGCATTGCCTCTTTTTGCAAGTAATGAATTAATTAGGGTTGCTGACGAGAAAGTTGATTTGGGTTATCTAACCCGCAGTAGTTTATTTAAGTTCTTAGCTCAAGAAAGCTAG
- a CDS encoding response regulator transcription factor has protein sequence MFPIYLLEDSSEQIEIYSGVIKNTVLINDLSMELVCKASSPDELLNSINQNHQGLFFLDMEIDGEKEAGLKAAVEIRRQIPTAQIVFITTHDELSFLTLERKVAPLDYILKERGIEHIKQNINDDILKVDDLLRSGKYKKENIFTYHIGSRYFTVPISELIYLSTSKVSPGRVKLRSIGRESEFIGNLNDISEKYPMLFRCDKSYLVNLDLMESFDSHSRELRFVEGSVAYASIRKARELAQLLK, from the coding sequence TTGAAATCTATTCTGGAGTCATAAAAAACACGGTTTTGATTAATGATTTATCAATGGAATTAGTCTGTAAAGCAAGCAGCCCGGATGAACTATTGAATTCGATTAATCAGAATCATCAAGGTCTATTTTTCTTAGATATGGAAATTGATGGTGAGAAGGAAGCAGGTCTAAAAGCGGCAGTTGAAATTCGGCGTCAAATTCCAACTGCTCAAATTGTCTTTATTACCACTCATGATGAGTTGTCGTTTCTGACGTTAGAGCGAAAAGTTGCTCCCCTTGATTACATTTTGAAAGAACGGGGGATTGAACATATCAAACAAAATATTAATGATGATATTTTAAAAGTCGATGATTTATTACGTTCAGGAAAGTACAAAAAAGAAAATATTTTTACCTATCACATTGGCTCCCGCTACTTTACAGTTCCTATCTCTGAATTAATTTATCTAAGCACTTCCAAAGTTAGTCCCGGTCGGGTAAAATTACGATCGATTGGTAGAGAATCAGAATTTATTGGTAATTTGAACGATATCTCTGAAAAATATCCAATGTTATTTCGCTGTGATAAAAGTTATTTAGTAAATTTAGATTTAATGGAAAGTTTTGACAGCCACAGCAGAGAATTAAGATTCGTTGAGGGGAGCGTTGCTTACGCTTCAATTCGAAAAGCTCGCGAATTAGCTCAGCTGTTAAAGTAG
- a CDS encoding ABC transporter permease/substrate-binding protein — protein sequence MNELVSTFKLHQNEFWTALWQHLNISLISLLIAIVIAVPLAIIVVNHRKIANFLLQVTGVFQTIPSLALLGLLIPFVGIGNTPAIIALVIYALLPIFQNTYLGLTSIDPLLIEAADAFGMSRWRRLFKVELPLSMNAIISGIRTALVMIIGTATIAALIGAGGLGTLILLGIDRNDMSLTLIGAIAAAVLTIIFSSLIRLLQKAKFRYTIGVFVAVITLFVGTNIYQNVGSATTRVVIAGKLGSEPEILINMYKDLIENDNSHIKVELKPNFGQTSFLFNALKAKQIDIYPEFSGTVTESLVKVKKGSLPKQATAQQIYKVAKNGLKNQFEMTYLDPMKYNNTYALVVKEKFAKAHHLTKISDLQKVESLMKGGFDLEFLNRADGFAGLKKVYQISFPTQSLDASLRYIALNKGKVNLTNGYTTDAQIAAYKLRVLTDDQHFFSIYQGAPLMNTSFASKHPEIVKSLSKLKNRISNKEMQEMNRQVNFEKKSAASVARNYLIKHHLIKGPK from the coding sequence ATGAACGAGCTAGTCTCGACTTTTAAATTACATCAAAATGAATTTTGGACTGCTTTATGGCAGCATCTGAATATTTCATTAATTTCACTTTTGATTGCAATTGTCATCGCAGTACCACTGGCGATTATAGTTGTAAATCATCGGAAAATAGCTAATTTTCTTTTGCAGGTAACCGGAGTTTTTCAAACAATCCCTTCTCTTGCTTTATTAGGTTTACTGATTCCTTTTGTTGGAATTGGCAACACGCCAGCAATCATTGCCTTAGTTATCTATGCACTTTTGCCAATTTTTCAAAATACTTATCTCGGATTAACCAGTATTGATCCGCTTTTAATTGAAGCGGCGGATGCTTTTGGGATGTCTCGGTGGCGCAGATTATTCAAAGTTGAATTACCGCTCTCAATGAATGCGATAATTTCTGGAATCCGTACCGCACTGGTTATGATAATTGGGACCGCAACAATCGCTGCTTTGATTGGAGCGGGTGGTTTGGGAACTTTAATTTTACTTGGAATCGACCGCAATGACATGTCATTGACGCTAATTGGGGCAATAGCTGCGGCAGTTTTGACTATCATTTTCAGCTCGTTAATTCGACTTCTTCAAAAAGCAAAATTTCGATATACAATCGGTGTTTTCGTTGCTGTAATTACTCTGTTTGTTGGTACTAACATTTATCAAAATGTAGGTTCTGCCACAACTCGCGTTGTAATTGCTGGTAAATTAGGATCAGAGCCAGAAATTTTAATTAATATGTATAAAGATTTGATTGAAAATGACAATTCGCATATTAAAGTTGAATTAAAGCCCAATTTTGGCCAGACTAGCTTTTTGTTTAATGCTTTAAAAGCTAAACAAATTGATATTTATCCCGAATTTTCTGGTACTGTTACAGAAAGTCTCGTTAAAGTTAAAAAGGGAAGTCTACCCAAACAGGCAACTGCTCAGCAGATTTATAAAGTTGCAAAAAATGGCTTAAAAAATCAATTTGAAATGACTTACTTAGATCCAATGAAGTACAACAATACCTATGCTTTGGTGGTTAAAGAAAAATTTGCTAAAGCTCATCATTTAACTAAAATTAGTGATTTACAAAAGGTAGAAAGTTTAATGAAGGGCGGTTTTGATTTGGAATTTTTAAATCGGGCTGATGGATTTGCGGGATTAAAAAAAGTTTATCAAATTTCGTTTCCGACGCAATCGCTTGATGCGTCTTTAAGATATATTGCGCTAAATAAAGGAAAAGTTAATTTGACTAATGGTTATACCACAGATGCACAAATTGCTGCTTATAAATTACGAGTACTAACCGACGATCAGCATTTTTTCTCCATTTATCAAGGTGCCCCACTGATGAATACAAGTTTTGCTTCCAAGCATCCGGAAATCGTAAAGAGTTTATCTAAACTAAAAAATCGGATTTCTAATAAGGAAATGCAGGAAATGAATCGCCAGGTTAATTTTGAAAAGAAATCTGCTGCCAGTGTTGCTCGTAATTATCTTATAAAACACCATTTGATTAAGGGGCCAAAATAA